In one window of Phalacrocorax aristotelis chromosome W, bGulAri2.1, whole genome shotgun sequence DNA:
- the PLPPR3 gene encoding phospholipid phosphatase-related protein type 3 isoform X3, producing the protein MIPPKEKARAPKDSMTLLPCFYFVELPIVASSIVTLYFLELTDLFKPAKVGFQCYDRALSMPYVETNEELIPLLMLLSLAFAAPAASIMVGEGIVYCLQSRLKGRAGAEGSINAGGCNFNSFLRRTVRFVGVHVFGLCATALVTDVIQLATGYHAPFFLTVCKPNYTLLGTPCDANPYITQDICSGTDKHAILSARKTFPSQHATLSAFAAVYVSMYFNSIISDSTKLLKPILVFAFAIAAGICGLTQITQYRSHPADVYVGFLIGSGIAAYLAYHAVGNFRAPTERVPAPAPAKDALRALTQRGHDSVYHQNKSVSTDELNPQTQLEEATRPVPREKNSLGSLKRASVDVDLLAPRSPMGKENMVTFSNTLPRVNTPSMDDPARRHMTIHVPVDASRSKQLITEWKQKSLEGRSMTLAEEAAHGRGAGDAGEDVPPSLYPTVQARSAERAAMGPRVLIQPRPGASQLVHIPEESQAGAGVPAGSGAAVRAKWVMVAEKGGAQRVANPPRLMQVIAMSKQQSMVSVTPKHSETSSSSTSSDSSQYRSPSERDSSSIITIDAHAPHHPIVHLSAGNGPWEWKSGPKGQEGPDAYELGEMGKDFRGFRPAKSAGVSPGSSVSDMEQDEPRYGSLATIPGAMGGSGERGEAPPEGLLGTASRESTLRRKPAERDGQADSEVDHYYKKMQASRRFKD; encoded by the exons ATGATCCCCCCCAAGGAGAAGGCCCGGGCTCCCAAGGACAGCATGACGCTCCTGCCTTGCTTCTACTTCGTGGAG CTGCCCATCGTGGCCTCCTCCATCGTGACGCTCTACTTCCTGGAGCTGACGGACCTCTTCAAGCCGGCCAAGGTGGGCTTCCAGTGCTACGACCGCGCGCTCTCCATGCCCTATGTGGAGACCAACGAGGAGCTCATCCCCCTTCTCATGCTGCTCAGCCTGGCCTTCGCCGCGCCCGCCGCCTCG ATCATGGTCGGGGAGGGCATCGTGTACTGCCTGCAGTCCCGGCTGAAGGGACGCGCCGGTGCCGAGGGCAGCATTAACGCCGGCGGCTGCAACTTCAACTCCTTCCTGCGCCGGACTGTAAGGTTTGTGG GTGTCCACGTGTTCGGTCTCTGTGCCACGGCCCTGGTGACGGACGTTATCCAGCTGGCCACTGGCTACCACGCACCCTTCTTCCTGACCGTCTGCAAGCCCAACTACACGCTGCTGGGCACCCCCTGCGACGCCAACCCCTACATCACCCAGGACATCTGCTCCGGCACGGACAAGCACGCCATCCTCTCCGCCAG GAAGACTTTCCCGTCCCAGCACGCAACGCTCTCGGCTTTCGCTGCCGTCTACGTGTCG ATGTATTTCAATTCCATTATCTCGGATAGCACCAAACTCCTCAAGCCCATCCTGGTCTTTGCCTTTGCCATCGCTGCCGGCATCTGCGGCCTGACCCAGATCACCCAGTACCGCAGCCACCCCGCCGACGTCTACGTGGGCTTCCTGATCGGCTCCGGCATCGCCGCCTACCTG GCGTACCACGCCGTTGGCAACTTCCGTGCCCCGACAGAGAGGGtcccggcaccggcaccggccaAGGACGCGCTGCGGGCGCTGACGCAGCGGGGCCACGACTCCGTCTACCACCAGAACAAGTCGGTGAGCACGGACGAGCTGAACCCGCAGACGCAGCTGGAGGAGGCGACGCGGCCGGTGCCGCGGGAGAAGaactctctgggcagcctgaaGCGGGCCAGCGTGGACGTGGACCTGCTGGCCCCCCGCAGCCCCATGGGCAAGGAGAACATGGTGACCTTCAGCAATACCCTGCCCCGCGTCAACACCCCCTCCATGGACGACCCCGCGCGGCGCCACATGACCATCCACGTCCCCGTGGACGCCTCCCGCTCCAAGCAGCTCATCACCGAGTGGAAGCAGAAGTCGCTGGAGGGCCGGAGCATGACGCTGGCGGAGGAGGCGGCACATGGCCGGGGCGCGGGGGATGCCGGCGAGGACGTCCCCCCCTCCCTCTACCCCACGGTGCAAGCGCGCTCGGCCGAGCGGGCGGCCATGGGGCCCCGCGTCCTCATCCAGCCCCGGCCGGGCGCCTCGCAGCTGGTGCACATCCCCGAGGAGAGCCAGGCAGGCGCCGGCGTCCCGGCTGGCAGCGGGGCGGCCGTGCGGGCCAAGTGGGTGATGGTGGCGGAGAAGGGAGGGGCGCAGCGGGTGGCCAACCCCCCGCGCCTGATGCAGGTCATCGCCATGTCCAAGCAGCAGAGCATGGTCTCCGTCACCCCGAAGCATTCGGagacctcctcctcctccaccagctctgACTCCTCCCAGTACCGCTCGCCCTCGGAGCGGGACAGCTCCAGCATCATCACCATCGACGCCCACgctccccaccaccccatcGTCCACCTCTCTGCCGGCAACGGGCCCTGGGAGTGGAAGTCGGGGCcgaaggggcaggaggggccgGACGCCTACGAGCTGGGCGAGATGGGGAAGGATTTCCGCGGCTTCCGCCCGGCCAAGAGCGCCGGCGTGTCCCCTGGCTCCTCCGTCAGCGACATGGAGCAGGACGAGCCACGCTACGGCAGCCTGGCCACCATCCCAGGGGCGAtggggggcagtggggagcGGGGGGAGGCACCCCCCGAGGGGCTGCTGGGCACGGCCAGCCGGGAGTCCACGCTGCGGAGGAAGCCGGCCGAGAGGGACGGGCAGGCGGACAGCGAGGTGGACCACTACTACAAGAAAATGCAAGCCAGCCGGAGGTTTAAGGACTAA
- the PLPPR3 gene encoding phospholipid phosphatase-related protein type 3 isoform X5, producing the protein MLLCRHRPHQAWEKGSSPKSPPRPPGRAGAPRTPSGGAQGGGAARRDPGACPKTMIPPKEKARAPKDSMTLLPCFYFVELPIVASSIVTLYFLELTDLFKPAKVGFQCYDRALSMPYVETNEELIPLLMLLSLAFAAPAASIMVGEGIVYCLQSRLKGRAGAEGSINAGGCNFNSFLRRTVRCPRVRSLCHGPGDGRYPAGHWLPRTLLPDRLQAQLHAAGHPLRRQPLHHPGHLLRHGQARHPLRQHQTPQAHPGLCLCHRCRHLRPDPDHPVPQPPRRRLRGLPDRLRHRRLPGVPRRWQLPCPDREGPGTGTGQGRAAGADAAGPRLRLPPEQVGEHGRAEPADAAGGGDAAGAAGEELSGQPEAGQRGRGPAGPPQPHGQGEHGDLQQYPAPRQHPLHGRPRAAPHDHPRPRGRLPLQAAHHRVEAEVAGGPEHDAGGGGGTWPGRGGCRRGRPPLPLPHGASALGRAGGHGAPRPHPAPAGRLAAGAHPRGEPGRRRRPGWQRGGRAGQVGDGGGEGRGAAGGQPPAPDAGHRHVQAAEHGLRHPEAFGDLLLLHQL; encoded by the exons ATGCTCCTGTGCCGCCACCGGCCCCACCAAGCATGGGAAAAGGGTTCGTCCCCCAAGTCACCTCCAAGGCCCCCGGGGAGAGCAGGTGCCCCACGGACCCCATCTGGTGGAGCTCAG ggcGGAGGCGCAGCCCGACGGGACCCCGGCGCCTGCCCCAAGACCATGATCCCCCCCAAGGAGAAGGCCCGGGCTCCCAAGGACAGCATGACGCTCCTGCCTTGCTTCTACTTCGTGGAG CTGCCCATCGTGGCCTCCTCCATCGTGACGCTCTACTTCCTGGAGCTGACGGACCTCTTCAAGCCGGCCAAGGTGGGCTTCCAGTGCTACGACCGCGCGCTCTCCATGCCCTATGTGGAGACCAACGAGGAGCTCATCCCCCTTCTCATGCTGCTCAGCCTGGCCTTCGCCGCGCCCGCCGCCTCG ATCATGGTCGGGGAGGGCATCGTGTACTGCCTGCAGTCCCGGCTGAAGGGACGCGCCGGTGCCGAGGGCAGCATTAACGCCGGCGGCTGCAACTTCAACTCCTTCCTGCGCCGGACTGTAAG GTGTCCACGTGTTCGGTCTCTGTGCCACGGCCCTGGTGACGGACGTTATCCAGCTGGCCACTGGCTACCACGCACCCTTCTTCCTGACCGTCTGCAAGCCCAACTACACGCTGCTGGGCACCCCCTGCGACGCCAACCCCTACATCACCCAGGACATCTGCTCCGGCACGGACAAGCACGCCATCCTCTCCGCCAG CACCAAACTCCTCAAGCCCATCCTGGTCTTTGCCTTTGCCATCGCTGCCGGCATCTGCGGCCTGACCCAGATCACCCAGTACCGCAGCCACCCCGCCGACGTCTACGTGGGCTTCCTGATCGGCTCCGGCATCGCCGCCTACCTG GCGTACCACGCCGTTGGCAACTTCCGTGCCCCGACAGAGAGGGtcccggcaccggcaccggccaAGGACGCGCTGCGGGCGCTGACGCAGCGGGGCCACGACTCCGTCTACCACCAGAACAAGTCGGTGAGCACGGACGAGCTGAACCCGCAGACGCAGCTGGAGGAGGCGACGCGGCCGGTGCCGCGGGAGAAGaactctctgggcagcctgaaGCGGGCCAGCGTGGACGTGGACCTGCTGGCCCCCCGCAGCCCCATGGGCAAGGAGAACATGGTGACCTTCAGCAATACCCTGCCCCGCGTCAACACCCCCTCCATGGACGACCCCGCGCGGCGCCACATGACCATCCACGTCCCCGTGGACGCCTCCCGCTCCAAGCAGCTCATCACCGAGTGGAAGCAGAAGTCGCTGGAGGGCCGGAGCATGACGCTGGCGGAGGAGGCGGCACATGGCCGGGGCGCGGGGGATGCCGGCGAGGACGTCCCCCCCTCCCTCTACCCCACGGTGCAAGCGCGCTCGGCCGAGCGGGCGGCCATGGGGCCCCGCGTCCTCATCCAGCCCCGGCCGGGCGCCTCGCAGCTGGTGCACATCCCCGAGGAGAGCCAGGCAGGCGCCGGCGTCCCGGCTGGCAGCGGGGCGGCCGTGCGGGCCAAGTGGGTGATGGTGGCGGAGAAGGGAGGGGCGCAGCGGGTGGCCAACCCCCCGCGCCTGATGCAGGTCATCGCCATGTCCAAGCAGCAGAGCATGGTCTCCGTCACCCCGAAGCATTCGGagacctcctcctcctccaccagctctgA
- the PLPPR3 gene encoding phospholipid phosphatase-related protein type 3 isoform X2 yields the protein MLLCRHRPHQAWEKGSSPKSPPRPPGRAGAPRTPSGGAQGGGAARRDPGACPKTMIPPKEKARAPKDSMTLLPCFYFVELPIVASSIVTLYFLELTDLFKPAKVGFQCYDRALSMPYVETNEELIPLLMLLSLAFAAPAASIMVGEGIVYCLQSRLKGRAGAEGSINAGGCNFNSFLRRTVRFVGVHVFGLCATALVTDVIQLATGYHAPFFLTVCKPNYTLLGTPCDANPYITQDICSGTDKHAILSASTKLLKPILVFAFAIAAGICGLTQITQYRSHPADVYVGFLIGSGIAAYLAYHAVGNFRAPTERVPAPAPAKDALRALTQRGHDSVYHQNKSVSTDELNPQTQLEEATRPVPREKNSLGSLKRASVDVDLLAPRSPMGKENMVTFSNTLPRVNTPSMDDPARRHMTIHVPVDASRSKQLITEWKQKSLEGRSMTLAEEAAHGRGAGDAGEDVPPSLYPTVQARSAERAAMGPRVLIQPRPGASQLVHIPEESQAGAGVPAGSGAAVRAKWVMVAEKGGAQRVANPPRLMQVIAMSKQQSMVSVTPKHSETSSSSTSSDSSQYRSPSERDSSSIITIDAHAPHHPIVHLSAGNGPWEWKSGPKGQEGPDAYELGEMGKDFRGFRPAKSAGVSPGSSVSDMEQDEPRYGSLATIPGAMGGSGERGEAPPEGLLGTASRESTLRRKPAERDGQADSEVDHYYKKMQASRRFKD from the exons ATGCTCCTGTGCCGCCACCGGCCCCACCAAGCATGGGAAAAGGGTTCGTCCCCCAAGTCACCTCCAAGGCCCCCGGGGAGAGCAGGTGCCCCACGGACCCCATCTGGTGGAGCTCAG ggcGGAGGCGCAGCCCGACGGGACCCCGGCGCCTGCCCCAAGACCATGATCCCCCCCAAGGAGAAGGCCCGGGCTCCCAAGGACAGCATGACGCTCCTGCCTTGCTTCTACTTCGTGGAG CTGCCCATCGTGGCCTCCTCCATCGTGACGCTCTACTTCCTGGAGCTGACGGACCTCTTCAAGCCGGCCAAGGTGGGCTTCCAGTGCTACGACCGCGCGCTCTCCATGCCCTATGTGGAGACCAACGAGGAGCTCATCCCCCTTCTCATGCTGCTCAGCCTGGCCTTCGCCGCGCCCGCCGCCTCG ATCATGGTCGGGGAGGGCATCGTGTACTGCCTGCAGTCCCGGCTGAAGGGACGCGCCGGTGCCGAGGGCAGCATTAACGCCGGCGGCTGCAACTTCAACTCCTTCCTGCGCCGGACTGTAAGGTTTGTGG GTGTCCACGTGTTCGGTCTCTGTGCCACGGCCCTGGTGACGGACGTTATCCAGCTGGCCACTGGCTACCACGCACCCTTCTTCCTGACCGTCTGCAAGCCCAACTACACGCTGCTGGGCACCCCCTGCGACGCCAACCCCTACATCACCCAGGACATCTGCTCCGGCACGGACAAGCACGCCATCCTCTCCGCCAG CACCAAACTCCTCAAGCCCATCCTGGTCTTTGCCTTTGCCATCGCTGCCGGCATCTGCGGCCTGACCCAGATCACCCAGTACCGCAGCCACCCCGCCGACGTCTACGTGGGCTTCCTGATCGGCTCCGGCATCGCCGCCTACCTG GCGTACCACGCCGTTGGCAACTTCCGTGCCCCGACAGAGAGGGtcccggcaccggcaccggccaAGGACGCGCTGCGGGCGCTGACGCAGCGGGGCCACGACTCCGTCTACCACCAGAACAAGTCGGTGAGCACGGACGAGCTGAACCCGCAGACGCAGCTGGAGGAGGCGACGCGGCCGGTGCCGCGGGAGAAGaactctctgggcagcctgaaGCGGGCCAGCGTGGACGTGGACCTGCTGGCCCCCCGCAGCCCCATGGGCAAGGAGAACATGGTGACCTTCAGCAATACCCTGCCCCGCGTCAACACCCCCTCCATGGACGACCCCGCGCGGCGCCACATGACCATCCACGTCCCCGTGGACGCCTCCCGCTCCAAGCAGCTCATCACCGAGTGGAAGCAGAAGTCGCTGGAGGGCCGGAGCATGACGCTGGCGGAGGAGGCGGCACATGGCCGGGGCGCGGGGGATGCCGGCGAGGACGTCCCCCCCTCCCTCTACCCCACGGTGCAAGCGCGCTCGGCCGAGCGGGCGGCCATGGGGCCCCGCGTCCTCATCCAGCCCCGGCCGGGCGCCTCGCAGCTGGTGCACATCCCCGAGGAGAGCCAGGCAGGCGCCGGCGTCCCGGCTGGCAGCGGGGCGGCCGTGCGGGCCAAGTGGGTGATGGTGGCGGAGAAGGGAGGGGCGCAGCGGGTGGCCAACCCCCCGCGCCTGATGCAGGTCATCGCCATGTCCAAGCAGCAGAGCATGGTCTCCGTCACCCCGAAGCATTCGGagacctcctcctcctccaccagctctgACTCCTCCCAGTACCGCTCGCCCTCGGAGCGGGACAGCTCCAGCATCATCACCATCGACGCCCACgctccccaccaccccatcGTCCACCTCTCTGCCGGCAACGGGCCCTGGGAGTGGAAGTCGGGGCcgaaggggcaggaggggccgGACGCCTACGAGCTGGGCGAGATGGGGAAGGATTTCCGCGGCTTCCGCCCGGCCAAGAGCGCCGGCGTGTCCCCTGGCTCCTCCGTCAGCGACATGGAGCAGGACGAGCCACGCTACGGCAGCCTGGCCACCATCCCAGGGGCGAtggggggcagtggggagcGGGGGGAGGCACCCCCCGAGGGGCTGCTGGGCACGGCCAGCCGGGAGTCCACGCTGCGGAGGAAGCCGGCCGAGAGGGACGGGCAGGCGGACAGCGAGGTGGACCACTACTACAAGAAAATGCAAGCCAGCCGGAGGTTTAAGGACTAA
- the PLPPR3 gene encoding phospholipid phosphatase-related protein type 3 isoform X4, protein MLLCRHRPHQAWEKGSSPKSPPRPPGRAGAPRTPSGGAQGGGAARRDPGACPKTMIPPKEKARAPKDSMTLLPCFYFVELPIVASSIVTLYFLELTDLFKPAKVGFQCYDRALSMPYVETNEELIPLLMLLSLAFAAPAASIMVGEGIVYCLQSRLKGRAGAEGSINAGGCNFNSFLRRTVRFVGVHVFGLCATALVTDVIQLATGYHAPFFLTVCKPNYTLLGTPCDANPYITQDICSGTDKHAILSARKTFPSQHATLSAFAAVYVSHQTPQAHPGLCLCHRCRHLRPDPDHPVPQPPRRRLRGLPDRLRHRRLPGVPRRWQLPCPDREGPGTGTGQGRAAGADAAGPRLRLPPEQVGEHGRAEPADAAGGGDAAGAAGEELSGQPEAGQRGRGPAGPPQPHGQGEHGDLQQYPAPRQHPLHGRPRAAPHDHPRPRGRLPLQAAHHRVEAEVAGGPEHDAGGGGGTWPGRGGCRRGRPPLPLPHGASALGRAGGHGAPRPHPAPAGRLAAGAHPRGEPGRRRRPGWQRGGRAGQVGDGGGEGRGAAGGQPPAPDAGHRHVQAAEHGLRHPEAFGDLLLLHQL, encoded by the exons ATGCTCCTGTGCCGCCACCGGCCCCACCAAGCATGGGAAAAGGGTTCGTCCCCCAAGTCACCTCCAAGGCCCCCGGGGAGAGCAGGTGCCCCACGGACCCCATCTGGTGGAGCTCAG ggcGGAGGCGCAGCCCGACGGGACCCCGGCGCCTGCCCCAAGACCATGATCCCCCCCAAGGAGAAGGCCCGGGCTCCCAAGGACAGCATGACGCTCCTGCCTTGCTTCTACTTCGTGGAG CTGCCCATCGTGGCCTCCTCCATCGTGACGCTCTACTTCCTGGAGCTGACGGACCTCTTCAAGCCGGCCAAGGTGGGCTTCCAGTGCTACGACCGCGCGCTCTCCATGCCCTATGTGGAGACCAACGAGGAGCTCATCCCCCTTCTCATGCTGCTCAGCCTGGCCTTCGCCGCGCCCGCCGCCTCG ATCATGGTCGGGGAGGGCATCGTGTACTGCCTGCAGTCCCGGCTGAAGGGACGCGCCGGTGCCGAGGGCAGCATTAACGCCGGCGGCTGCAACTTCAACTCCTTCCTGCGCCGGACTGTAAGGTTTGTGG GTGTCCACGTGTTCGGTCTCTGTGCCACGGCCCTGGTGACGGACGTTATCCAGCTGGCCACTGGCTACCACGCACCCTTCTTCCTGACCGTCTGCAAGCCCAACTACACGCTGCTGGGCACCCCCTGCGACGCCAACCCCTACATCACCCAGGACATCTGCTCCGGCACGGACAAGCACGCCATCCTCTCCGCCAG GAAGACTTTCCCGTCCCAGCACGCAACGCTCTCGGCTTTCGCTGCCGTCTACGTGTCG CACCAAACTCCTCAAGCCCATCCTGGTCTTTGCCTTTGCCATCGCTGCCGGCATCTGCGGCCTGACCCAGATCACCCAGTACCGCAGCCACCCCGCCGACGTCTACGTGGGCTTCCTGATCGGCTCCGGCATCGCCGCCTACCTG GCGTACCACGCCGTTGGCAACTTCCGTGCCCCGACAGAGAGGGtcccggcaccggcaccggccaAGGACGCGCTGCGGGCGCTGACGCAGCGGGGCCACGACTCCGTCTACCACCAGAACAAGTCGGTGAGCACGGACGAGCTGAACCCGCAGACGCAGCTGGAGGAGGCGACGCGGCCGGTGCCGCGGGAGAAGaactctctgggcagcctgaaGCGGGCCAGCGTGGACGTGGACCTGCTGGCCCCCCGCAGCCCCATGGGCAAGGAGAACATGGTGACCTTCAGCAATACCCTGCCCCGCGTCAACACCCCCTCCATGGACGACCCCGCGCGGCGCCACATGACCATCCACGTCCCCGTGGACGCCTCCCGCTCCAAGCAGCTCATCACCGAGTGGAAGCAGAAGTCGCTGGAGGGCCGGAGCATGACGCTGGCGGAGGAGGCGGCACATGGCCGGGGCGCGGGGGATGCCGGCGAGGACGTCCCCCCCTCCCTCTACCCCACGGTGCAAGCGCGCTCGGCCGAGCGGGCGGCCATGGGGCCCCGCGTCCTCATCCAGCCCCGGCCGGGCGCCTCGCAGCTGGTGCACATCCCCGAGGAGAGCCAGGCAGGCGCCGGCGTCCCGGCTGGCAGCGGGGCGGCCGTGCGGGCCAAGTGGGTGATGGTGGCGGAGAAGGGAGGGGCGCAGCGGGTGGCCAACCCCCCGCGCCTGATGCAGGTCATCGCCATGTCCAAGCAGCAGAGCATGGTCTCCGTCACCCCGAAGCATTCGGagacctcctcctcctccaccagctctgA
- the PLPPR3 gene encoding phospholipid phosphatase-related protein type 3 isoform X1, protein MLLCRHRPHQAWEKGSSPKSPPRPPGRAGAPRTPSGGAQGGGAARRDPGACPKTMIPPKEKARAPKDSMTLLPCFYFVELPIVASSIVTLYFLELTDLFKPAKVGFQCYDRALSMPYVETNEELIPLLMLLSLAFAAPAASIMVGEGIVYCLQSRLKGRAGAEGSINAGGCNFNSFLRRTVRFVGVHVFGLCATALVTDVIQLATGYHAPFFLTVCKPNYTLLGTPCDANPYITQDICSGTDKHAILSARKTFPSQHATLSAFAAVYVSMYFNSIISDSTKLLKPILVFAFAIAAGICGLTQITQYRSHPADVYVGFLIGSGIAAYLAYHAVGNFRAPTERVPAPAPAKDALRALTQRGHDSVYHQNKSVSTDELNPQTQLEEATRPVPREKNSLGSLKRASVDVDLLAPRSPMGKENMVTFSNTLPRVNTPSMDDPARRHMTIHVPVDASRSKQLITEWKQKSLEGRSMTLAEEAAHGRGAGDAGEDVPPSLYPTVQARSAERAAMGPRVLIQPRPGASQLVHIPEESQAGAGVPAGSGAAVRAKWVMVAEKGGAQRVANPPRLMQVIAMSKQQSMVSVTPKHSETSSSSTSSDSSQYRSPSERDSSSIITIDAHAPHHPIVHLSAGNGPWEWKSGPKGQEGPDAYELGEMGKDFRGFRPAKSAGVSPGSSVSDMEQDEPRYGSLATIPGAMGGSGERGEAPPEGLLGTASRESTLRRKPAERDGQADSEVDHYYKKMQASRRFKD, encoded by the exons ATGCTCCTGTGCCGCCACCGGCCCCACCAAGCATGGGAAAAGGGTTCGTCCCCCAAGTCACCTCCAAGGCCCCCGGGGAGAGCAGGTGCCCCACGGACCCCATCTGGTGGAGCTCAG ggcGGAGGCGCAGCCCGACGGGACCCCGGCGCCTGCCCCAAGACCATGATCCCCCCCAAGGAGAAGGCCCGGGCTCCCAAGGACAGCATGACGCTCCTGCCTTGCTTCTACTTCGTGGAG CTGCCCATCGTGGCCTCCTCCATCGTGACGCTCTACTTCCTGGAGCTGACGGACCTCTTCAAGCCGGCCAAGGTGGGCTTCCAGTGCTACGACCGCGCGCTCTCCATGCCCTATGTGGAGACCAACGAGGAGCTCATCCCCCTTCTCATGCTGCTCAGCCTGGCCTTCGCCGCGCCCGCCGCCTCG ATCATGGTCGGGGAGGGCATCGTGTACTGCCTGCAGTCCCGGCTGAAGGGACGCGCCGGTGCCGAGGGCAGCATTAACGCCGGCGGCTGCAACTTCAACTCCTTCCTGCGCCGGACTGTAAGGTTTGTGG GTGTCCACGTGTTCGGTCTCTGTGCCACGGCCCTGGTGACGGACGTTATCCAGCTGGCCACTGGCTACCACGCACCCTTCTTCCTGACCGTCTGCAAGCCCAACTACACGCTGCTGGGCACCCCCTGCGACGCCAACCCCTACATCACCCAGGACATCTGCTCCGGCACGGACAAGCACGCCATCCTCTCCGCCAG GAAGACTTTCCCGTCCCAGCACGCAACGCTCTCGGCTTTCGCTGCCGTCTACGTGTCG ATGTATTTCAATTCCATTATCTCGGATAGCACCAAACTCCTCAAGCCCATCCTGGTCTTTGCCTTTGCCATCGCTGCCGGCATCTGCGGCCTGACCCAGATCACCCAGTACCGCAGCCACCCCGCCGACGTCTACGTGGGCTTCCTGATCGGCTCCGGCATCGCCGCCTACCTG GCGTACCACGCCGTTGGCAACTTCCGTGCCCCGACAGAGAGGGtcccggcaccggcaccggccaAGGACGCGCTGCGGGCGCTGACGCAGCGGGGCCACGACTCCGTCTACCACCAGAACAAGTCGGTGAGCACGGACGAGCTGAACCCGCAGACGCAGCTGGAGGAGGCGACGCGGCCGGTGCCGCGGGAGAAGaactctctgggcagcctgaaGCGGGCCAGCGTGGACGTGGACCTGCTGGCCCCCCGCAGCCCCATGGGCAAGGAGAACATGGTGACCTTCAGCAATACCCTGCCCCGCGTCAACACCCCCTCCATGGACGACCCCGCGCGGCGCCACATGACCATCCACGTCCCCGTGGACGCCTCCCGCTCCAAGCAGCTCATCACCGAGTGGAAGCAGAAGTCGCTGGAGGGCCGGAGCATGACGCTGGCGGAGGAGGCGGCACATGGCCGGGGCGCGGGGGATGCCGGCGAGGACGTCCCCCCCTCCCTCTACCCCACGGTGCAAGCGCGCTCGGCCGAGCGGGCGGCCATGGGGCCCCGCGTCCTCATCCAGCCCCGGCCGGGCGCCTCGCAGCTGGTGCACATCCCCGAGGAGAGCCAGGCAGGCGCCGGCGTCCCGGCTGGCAGCGGGGCGGCCGTGCGGGCCAAGTGGGTGATGGTGGCGGAGAAGGGAGGGGCGCAGCGGGTGGCCAACCCCCCGCGCCTGATGCAGGTCATCGCCATGTCCAAGCAGCAGAGCATGGTCTCCGTCACCCCGAAGCATTCGGagacctcctcctcctccaccagctctgACTCCTCCCAGTACCGCTCGCCCTCGGAGCGGGACAGCTCCAGCATCATCACCATCGACGCCCACgctccccaccaccccatcGTCCACCTCTCTGCCGGCAACGGGCCCTGGGAGTGGAAGTCGGGGCcgaaggggcaggaggggccgGACGCCTACGAGCTGGGCGAGATGGGGAAGGATTTCCGCGGCTTCCGCCCGGCCAAGAGCGCCGGCGTGTCCCCTGGCTCCTCCGTCAGCGACATGGAGCAGGACGAGCCACGCTACGGCAGCCTGGCCACCATCCCAGGGGCGAtggggggcagtggggagcGGGGGGAGGCACCCCCCGAGGGGCTGCTGGGCACGGCCAGCCGGGAGTCCACGCTGCGGAGGAAGCCGGCCGAGAGGGACGGGCAGGCGGACAGCGAGGTGGACCACTACTACAAGAAAATGCAAGCCAGCCGGAGGTTTAAGGACTAA